Proteins found in one Legionella pneumophila subsp. pascullei genomic segment:
- the amrB gene encoding AmmeMemoRadiSam system protein B, whose amino-acid sequence MSVRQPAVAGYFYPDDPLILKQTVLNLLDKAPIHKPAPKAIMVPHAGYVYSGPVAASAYASLRDKKDAINKIIILGPAHRLYFKGIAYDPVDKFATPLGEIEQDKELLTQIIDLPYVYSLPEAHQNEHCLEVQLPFCQMIFSKFKILPLVVGESNPQDVARLIARIWGGDDTLLIISSDLSHYLPYHIAQREDKKTCLSIDTLNSEEILHDAACGYFPLRGFLYFARQNHIYSRLLDLRNSGDTAGDKERVVGYAAYHFYQKLNFSEHCADELKYIAKETIRLQTEENKALTINYNDYNQLLQIRIPTFITIKKNGMLRGCMGSLLAKEPLADNVVYNSIRAAIADPRFPQIKPSELKDLSLTISLIKPLSPLHFTSEEELKSQLQIGIDGLVLIYGSYQATFLPSVWESIKTKDEFINHLKLKMGLSENFWSSEMRALRYSTEIIK is encoded by the coding sequence GTGAGCGTCCGTCAACCAGCCGTAGCAGGCTATTTTTATCCCGACGATCCCCTGATTTTAAAACAAACCGTATTAAATTTGCTGGACAAAGCGCCAATTCACAAGCCTGCTCCAAAAGCCATAATGGTTCCGCACGCTGGTTATGTCTATTCAGGGCCTGTAGCAGCTTCTGCTTATGCTTCTTTGCGCGATAAGAAAGATGCCATCAATAAAATTATAATATTAGGCCCTGCGCATAGATTGTATTTCAAAGGTATAGCCTATGACCCTGTCGATAAATTTGCTACACCTTTAGGAGAAATTGAACAAGATAAAGAGTTACTAACTCAAATTATAGATCTACCCTATGTCTATTCACTCCCTGAAGCTCACCAAAACGAACATTGTCTGGAAGTACAATTGCCTTTCTGCCAAATGATATTCTCCAAATTTAAAATACTTCCTTTAGTTGTTGGAGAATCAAATCCCCAAGACGTAGCTCGTCTAATAGCGCGAATATGGGGTGGTGATGATACCCTCCTGATTATCAGCTCTGATTTAAGTCATTATCTTCCTTACCACATAGCTCAAAGAGAAGATAAAAAGACTTGTCTTTCCATAGATACTTTAAATAGTGAAGAAATACTTCACGATGCCGCTTGCGGTTATTTTCCACTGCGTGGCTTCCTATATTTTGCTCGCCAAAATCATATTTACAGTCGTCTGCTCGATTTACGCAACTCAGGCGATACGGCTGGGGATAAAGAACGAGTAGTAGGGTATGCCGCTTATCACTTCTACCAAAAACTTAATTTTTCAGAACATTGCGCAGATGAATTGAAGTACATCGCGAAAGAAACAATACGATTACAAACAGAAGAAAATAAAGCATTAACTATTAATTACAATGATTATAATCAATTATTGCAGATACGAATCCCCACCTTCATTACAATAAAAAAGAATGGCATGCTAAGAGGTTGCATGGGAAGCCTCTTAGCTAAAGAGCCATTAGCTGATAACGTCGTCTACAATTCCATTCGGGCAGCAATTGCTGATCCACGCTTCCCTCAAATTAAACCATCCGAGCTAAAAGATCTGTCACTAACTATTTCATTAATTAAACCATTATCTCCTTTACACTTTACCAGTGAAGAAGAGCTCAAATCACAATTGCAAATTGGTATCGATGGTTTAGTGTTAATTTATGGTTCCTATCAAGCCACATTTTTACCATCCGTATGGGAATCTATTAAAACAAAGGATGAATTTATTAATCATTTAAAATTAAAAATGGGGCTTTCAGAAAATTTCTGGTCTTCAGAAATGAGAGCTCTTCGCTATTCAACAGAAATAATAAAGTGA
- the amrS gene encoding AmmeMemoRadiSam system radical SAM enzyme, with protein sequence MFDTIPTKYWHKLEDGRIQCDVCPRNCKLREGQRGLCFVRANLDNQIKLTTYGRSSGYCIDPIEKKPLNHFLPGSPVLSFGTAGCNLACKFCQNWDISKSRDIDTLADTAMPEDIAKAAQSLDCLSVAYTYNDPVIFMEYAIDVAKECHKLGIYSVAVSAGYINPDPRKELYTYMDAANIDLKSFSEDFYYKITGSHLQPVLDTLVYLKKETSVWFEITNLVIPEENDSDAELERMSEWIMTNLGPDVPLHFTAFHPDWKMMDKAPTPFSTLQRAREIAIKTGLHYVYTGNVHDTTGSSTYCPHCKLPVIVRDWYRILDYRVDDTGHCLNCRTQIAGVFKGEVGHWGPRRVMVKLGCS encoded by the coding sequence ATGTTTGATACTATTCCAACCAAATACTGGCATAAGCTGGAAGATGGGCGTATACAATGTGATGTTTGTCCTCGTAATTGTAAATTGCGTGAAGGGCAGCGAGGTTTGTGTTTTGTTCGTGCCAATCTTGATAATCAAATAAAATTGACTACCTATGGACGATCCAGTGGTTATTGCATAGATCCTATTGAAAAAAAGCCTTTGAATCACTTTTTGCCGGGTAGTCCTGTATTATCTTTCGGAACCGCAGGATGTAATCTGGCTTGTAAGTTTTGCCAGAATTGGGATATTAGCAAATCCAGGGATATTGATACATTGGCGGATACTGCCATGCCGGAAGATATTGCAAAGGCCGCTCAAAGTCTGGACTGCCTAAGTGTGGCATATACATATAATGATCCGGTAATTTTTATGGAATATGCTATTGATGTTGCAAAGGAATGTCATAAGCTTGGCATTTATTCTGTAGCGGTTTCTGCAGGGTATATTAACCCTGATCCGCGTAAGGAGCTTTATACTTACATGGATGCTGCCAACATCGATTTAAAATCCTTTAGTGAAGATTTTTATTATAAAATCACCGGTTCTCATTTACAACCTGTCCTGGATACGCTTGTCTATTTGAAGAAAGAAACCAGTGTATGGTTTGAAATTACTAATTTGGTGATTCCAGAAGAAAATGATTCGGATGCCGAGCTTGAGAGGATGTCTGAATGGATTATGACTAACCTGGGGCCTGATGTTCCTTTACACTTCACGGCGTTTCATCCAGATTGGAAAATGATGGATAAAGCTCCGACTCCATTTTCAACTTTACAAAGAGCCAGAGAAATCGCAATCAAGACAGGTTTACATTATGTATATACGGGAAATGTTCACGATACAACCGGCAGCAGCACTTATTGTCCTCATTGTAAATTACCCGTGATTGTAAGGGATTGGTATCGAATATTGGATTATCGGGTGGATGATACTGGACATTGCTTAAATTGTCGTACGCAAATTGCAGGAGTATTTAAGGGAGAAGTTGGTCATTGGGGCCCAAGAAGAGTAATGGTTAAATTAGGTTGCTCTTAA
- a CDS encoding lpg1171 family Dot/Icm T4SS effector, with product MRFQDSDFEERYNTMWNKIAVSADVQIRQLFGAKGFFSEQQPNYYQLLVNYAQAAKNIVDNLNRQSPMFDDKEYVEGYMIATLQSVYKDFSQYKPRIAGRYGEHSSCVELINKTLDWVQSFDLKLENLSESDDEMKITF from the coding sequence ATGAGATTTCAAGATTCTGACTTTGAAGAACGTTATAATACAATGTGGAATAAAATTGCAGTGTCTGCTGATGTTCAAATAAGGCAATTATTTGGCGCCAAAGGATTTTTTAGTGAACAGCAGCCCAATTACTATCAACTCCTTGTAAACTATGCTCAAGCGGCCAAAAATATTGTCGATAATTTAAATCGTCAATCTCCCATGTTTGATGACAAAGAATATGTTGAAGGCTATATGATTGCTACTCTCCAATCGGTATATAAAGATTTTTCTCAATATAAACCGAGAATTGCAGGGCGTTATGGAGAGCACTCAAGCTGTGTTGAACTGATTAACAAGACCTTGGATTGGGTACAATCCTTTGATTTAAAATTAGAAAACCTCTCTGAATCTGATGATGAGATGAAAATTACTTTCTAA
- the lidL gene encoding Dot/Icm type IV secretion system effector LidL, which yields MQGGMMKQLVVAGFFLLLLTSPLSALDVDTYRSSQKQFNTEDKAEQGDAQAQFELGLKYEKGDGVNKDLKKAIYWYQKAADQGHAEAQNNLGVLYLKGEGVPQNSQQAMHWFKKASEQGLAIGQNNIGILYENGLGVKKDLNQAFLWYQKAAAGGNSDGQYNLAVMYMYGNGIPKDIKKAIHWYIKAAEQGDLDAQNNLGVLYERGEEVPRDLKAAISWYTRAANEGSLIAQTNLGVLYMTGDPSIQDGKKAIYWYEKAAAQGGEKAQNNLGYIYEQGIGTEKDMKKAIYWYEKAAESGFTLAQNNLGVLYSNDGDLQDYKKAYSWFKKAADQGFAEAQNNLGLMYMKGHGLPVNFHEAVLWFKRAAEQGLPLAQHNLAVMYMKGLGIKKDNKQAIKWYQKAAEKGLDLAQNNLAVMYIRGEGVKRDFKKAMFWYQKAAEQGLDLAQINLGIMYLDGMGVNKDLAKAKYWIGKAKDSGSQDALTIWNENKLWKY from the coding sequence TTGCAGGGAGGTATGATGAAACAATTGGTTGTTGCAGGCTTTTTCTTATTACTTCTAACTTCCCCTTTATCAGCGCTGGATGTTGATACCTATCGTAGTTCACAAAAACAATTCAATACAGAGGATAAGGCGGAACAGGGTGATGCTCAAGCACAGTTTGAATTAGGGCTCAAATATGAAAAGGGCGATGGAGTAAATAAAGATTTAAAGAAAGCGATTTATTGGTATCAGAAAGCTGCAGATCAAGGACACGCTGAGGCACAAAATAATCTCGGTGTATTGTATCTTAAAGGAGAAGGGGTGCCCCAAAACAGTCAGCAAGCAATGCATTGGTTTAAGAAGGCTTCGGAACAGGGTTTGGCAATTGGTCAAAATAATATAGGAATTCTATATGAAAATGGCTTGGGTGTTAAAAAAGATCTGAACCAGGCTTTTCTCTGGTATCAAAAGGCTGCAGCAGGTGGAAATTCGGACGGACAATATAACCTTGCCGTTATGTACATGTATGGCAATGGTATACCAAAAGATATCAAGAAGGCGATTCACTGGTATATCAAAGCAGCAGAGCAAGGAGATCTTGATGCTCAAAATAATCTTGGTGTTCTTTATGAGCGAGGCGAAGAGGTTCCAAGAGATTTAAAAGCAGCTATTAGTTGGTATACCAGAGCAGCAAATGAAGGCTCACTGATTGCTCAAACTAACCTTGGTGTATTGTATATGACTGGTGATCCTTCCATTCAAGATGGCAAGAAAGCAATATATTGGTATGAAAAAGCAGCGGCACAAGGTGGGGAAAAAGCTCAAAATAATCTTGGGTATATTTATGAACAAGGAATTGGTACAGAAAAAGATATGAAAAAGGCTATTTATTGGTACGAAAAGGCTGCAGAGAGCGGGTTTACTCTGGCTCAAAATAATTTAGGTGTTCTGTATTCCAATGATGGCGATTTGCAAGACTACAAAAAGGCTTATTCATGGTTTAAAAAAGCGGCAGATCAAGGATTTGCCGAAGCCCAAAATAACCTGGGTTTAATGTATATGAAAGGTCATGGATTGCCAGTTAATTTTCATGAGGCAGTCTTGTGGTTCAAGAGAGCGGCAGAACAAGGATTGCCTTTGGCACAACATAATCTGGCTGTTATGTATATGAAGGGATTGGGAATAAAGAAAGACAATAAACAAGCCATTAAATGGTACCAAAAAGCAGCTGAAAAAGGATTGGATTTGGCACAAAACAATTTGGCAGTTATGTATATACGAGGCGAAGGAGTAAAAAGAGATTTTAAGAAGGCCATGTTTTGGTATCAAAAGGCCGCTGAACAGGGACTGGATTTGGCACAAATCAATCTGGGTATTATGTATCTTGATGGCATGGGTGTTAATAAAGATTTGGCTAAAGCAAAATACTGGATTGGAAAGGCCAAGGACAGTGGGTCTCAGGATGCACTAACCATATGGAATGAAAATAAATTATGGAAATATTAG
- a CDS encoding sensor histidine kinase, producing MSATRQINNPKIRQWRILLVYNIYRIVSIFLFLGIYYFSYINKYYPLLFLCIAFSYLILALIFLYFGHRKILSFDKQVFLSGTIDVIAISSMLGIIGNLESGYGILLNVTIAALSILVPGRLAIYFASLASCLLLCGNVLQFFIYNQKDLSTFFYSGIYGAGFFATAITAWYLSNWVRMSENLARHRSHELAGMQRLNEYIVERLHSGIIYVAEGKRIRLMNTAARQFFNVSKHHAIQKLDQLSDSLVSKFDDFLLKTTKNERMAQTIIEDPYLRVHFFSTSVGNKSEVLIILEDMTDIAQQAQQLKLAALGRFSASIAHELRNPLGAIAHAIQLFGDNENLNEENTRLKQLIMNNCERMNRVIKNVLQLSRRQKSQPQVNELVTFLEHFKQDFTHNNPCNLTIKLPVNKPLSVVFDKSQLEQILVILCENAIQHGKDHEGNVNIVIAAKSSSNKIILTVCDSGPGVPPEHRDNIFEPFFTTLRGGTGMGLFIARDLCEINQARLNLIKSNKGSCFAITVNPSDELLI from the coding sequence ATGTCTGCTACTCGCCAAATCAATAATCCGAAAATAAGACAATGGCGAATATTGTTAGTTTATAATATTTACAGAATAGTAAGTATTTTTCTATTTTTAGGCATCTATTACTTTAGTTATATCAATAAGTATTATCCTTTATTATTTCTATGCATTGCTTTTTCCTATTTAATATTGGCATTAATTTTCCTTTATTTTGGACATAGAAAAATTTTAAGTTTTGATAAGCAGGTGTTTTTATCGGGTACGATTGATGTTATAGCCATTTCCAGCATGCTAGGTATCATTGGTAATTTGGAATCCGGTTATGGAATATTATTAAATGTAACTATTGCTGCTTTAAGTATTTTAGTTCCTGGCCGATTGGCCATCTATTTTGCATCACTAGCCAGTTGTTTATTGCTATGCGGCAATGTGTTGCAATTTTTTATTTATAATCAAAAAGACTTAAGCACTTTTTTTTATAGTGGAATCTATGGGGCTGGTTTTTTTGCTACCGCTATCACTGCTTGGTACTTATCCAATTGGGTCAGAATGTCGGAGAATCTGGCCAGACATCGTAGTCACGAATTAGCAGGAATGCAAAGACTTAATGAATATATTGTTGAACGATTGCATTCAGGCATTATTTATGTTGCTGAAGGGAAGCGGATTCGATTGATGAACACTGCTGCCCGCCAATTTTTTAATGTAAGTAAACATCATGCAATTCAAAAATTGGATCAGTTGTCTGATTCACTTGTATCCAAATTTGATGATTTTCTATTAAAAACAACGAAGAACGAACGTATGGCCCAAACTATTATTGAAGATCCTTATCTTAGGGTTCATTTTTTTTCTACCTCTGTCGGGAATAAGTCTGAAGTACTCATTATTCTGGAAGACATGACGGATATCGCTCAACAAGCACAACAACTCAAATTAGCTGCTTTAGGTCGTTTTTCGGCAAGTATCGCTCATGAATTGCGTAATCCCTTGGGGGCGATTGCTCATGCTATTCAATTGTTTGGAGATAATGAGAATTTAAACGAAGAGAATACTCGTTTAAAACAATTAATCATGAACAATTGTGAGCGAATGAACAGGGTGATTAAAAATGTATTGCAGCTTTCAAGGCGGCAGAAATCTCAACCACAGGTTAATGAACTTGTAACATTTTTAGAACATTTTAAACAGGATTTTACTCACAATAATCCCTGTAATCTTACAATAAAATTACCTGTCAATAAGCCGTTATCGGTTGTTTTTGATAAAAGTCAACTGGAGCAGATTTTAGTTATATTGTGCGAAAATGCTATTCAACATGGAAAAGATCATGAGGGTAATGTGAATATAGTCATTGCAGCCAAATCTTCTTCGAATAAAATAATTTTGACGGTATGCGATTCTGGACCGGGTGTACCTCCTGAGCACAGAGACAACATCTTTGAACCATTTTTTACCACCTTGCGAGGTGGCACTGGGATGGGGCTGTTTATTGCCAGAGATTTATGCGAAATTAATCAAGCCAGGCTAAATTTGATAAAATCAAATAAGGGAAGTTGTTTTGCGATCACTGTTAATCCATCGGATGAACTTTTAATATGA
- a CDS encoding sigma-54-dependent transcriptional regulator, with amino-acid sequence MTKSKVLVIDDEPDIRELLTLTLSRMGLACDAVSDFKQGLEHIKQNYYSLVLTDMRLPDGDGIEIVKFIQKYKPQLPVAVITAYGNVEGAVNTLKAGAFDYVSKPVDLKMLRDLVKTALSMQNPSTENPDEGLLVGESLVMQQLRESIHKLARSQAPVFIQGDSGVGKELVAQLIHANGPRKDKPFIPVNCGAIPGELMESEFFGHKKGSFTGAISDKTGLFVAAHGGTLFLDEIAELPLAMQVKLLRAIQEKAIKPIGELYEIPVDVRILSASHKSLIEEINAGKFRQDLYYRINVIELRVPTLMERLSDIPCLTEAILKKLSKNQNRSLVKINPACFEILSHYHFPGNVRELENILERAMAMCEEEIIEPGDLHLPRTTITPVVAASPVSTNLNGYLQDQEKELILDALEKTKWNRTAAAQLLGVSFRTLRYRLKKLGLD; translated from the coding sequence ATGACTAAAAGCAAAGTGCTCGTTATAGATGACGAACCAGACATAAGAGAGTTATTAACTCTTACTTTATCGCGCATGGGCTTAGCTTGCGATGCGGTGTCTGATTTTAAGCAGGGCTTAGAACATATAAAACAAAATTATTATTCTTTGGTTTTAACCGACATGCGTTTGCCTGATGGAGATGGTATAGAAATTGTTAAATTCATTCAGAAATACAAACCACAGTTGCCAGTTGCTGTCATTACCGCTTATGGAAATGTCGAGGGTGCGGTCAATACTTTAAAGGCTGGGGCATTTGATTATGTATCCAAACCCGTAGACTTAAAGATGCTTAGAGATCTAGTCAAGACCGCATTATCCATGCAAAATCCGTCTACCGAAAATCCTGATGAAGGTTTATTGGTTGGTGAGAGTTTGGTAATGCAACAACTTCGTGAAAGCATCCATAAATTAGCTCGCAGTCAGGCACCGGTTTTTATTCAAGGTGATTCAGGTGTTGGGAAAGAACTTGTTGCTCAGCTGATTCATGCTAATGGTCCCAGAAAAGATAAGCCATTTATTCCTGTAAATTGTGGTGCTATACCTGGTGAGTTGATGGAATCAGAGTTTTTTGGCCATAAAAAAGGGAGCTTTACAGGAGCGATTTCTGATAAAACAGGGTTATTTGTTGCGGCTCATGGTGGCACTTTGTTTCTTGATGAAATCGCCGAGCTTCCTCTCGCCATGCAGGTTAAATTACTACGTGCAATTCAAGAGAAGGCAATTAAACCAATAGGTGAGTTATATGAAATTCCGGTGGATGTACGCATTCTAAGTGCGAGCCATAAAAGTTTGATTGAGGAAATCAATGCAGGGAAGTTTCGTCAAGATTTGTATTATCGAATTAATGTGATTGAATTGCGTGTCCCAACTTTAATGGAAAGACTTTCTGATATTCCTTGCCTGACGGAGGCGATATTAAAAAAATTATCTAAAAATCAAAATAGAAGCCTGGTCAAAATCAATCCAGCCTGTTTTGAAATATTGAGTCATTATCATTTTCCAGGGAATGTCAGAGAATTGGAGAATATCCTCGAGCGTGCCATGGCTATGTGTGAGGAAGAGATCATAGAACCAGGCGATTTACATTTGCCTAGAACGACAATAACCCCAGTTGTTGCTGCATCCCCAGTGTCAACTAACTTAAATGGTTATCTTCAGGATCAGGAAAAGGAATTAATTCTAGATGCTCTTGAGAAAACAAAATGGAACAGGACAGCCGCTGCACAACTATTAGGTGTCAGCTTCCGCACTCTCCGTTATCGATTAAAAAAACTGGGCCTTGATTAG
- a CDS encoding M48 family metalloprotease: MIKLNLNYKLTRKNILPKLFHWGLVVIFFFLASTTHAGSLSPYTTKELEQLEKEFIQLINQSDSVERNPLASQYINYIGKKLAHYGRIKTPYFFIVKSKEINAFAGPGGYIGINTQLILTTSNESELAAVMAHEIAHVRLHHLYSIIEHQKQMRVPLLASILASAALGVLNPTVGMGAMMASVSGFSQDNINFTRSKEKEADRIGIDMLIKAGFNPQGMAAFFNKMQENSRYYYTANIPAILRTHPLDADRIAEAENRTSRLPKKHYTDSLDYALFKELIRVSVASNNKQILDYYEHHCHKKNPATACQYGYVLALLNNNNFQKAAEKLNSLLLQDNGNLNFQIAMAQAELGLSQYQSALARLAELQNNFPDNYAALMAYAQGLLTANKPEKATAVLLKGSRQYKEDLPLCRELARAQAESHQKSYAYFTQAQCLLLEGQKRGAIAQLKVAQKLARKDAYLSARISAKIDEIKFMVEN; the protein is encoded by the coding sequence ATGATTAAATTGAATTTAAATTATAAGTTAACCAGGAAAAACATCTTACCTAAATTATTTCACTGGGGCTTGGTGGTTATATTCTTTTTTTTAGCATCAACAACTCATGCCGGCAGTCTTTCACCCTATACCACCAAAGAACTGGAGCAATTAGAAAAAGAATTTATTCAACTTATTAATCAATCGGACAGCGTAGAGCGCAATCCTTTGGCTAGTCAATACATCAACTACATCGGTAAAAAACTGGCACATTATGGCCGTATCAAAACACCTTATTTCTTTATTGTTAAATCCAAAGAAATCAATGCTTTTGCTGGTCCAGGAGGTTATATAGGCATTAATACCCAACTTATTTTAACAACCAGCAATGAAAGTGAACTGGCTGCAGTAATGGCTCACGAAATTGCCCATGTTCGCTTACATCATCTTTACAGCATTATAGAGCATCAAAAACAGATGCGTGTCCCATTATTAGCATCTATTCTGGCGTCTGCGGCATTAGGTGTCTTGAATCCAACGGTTGGAATGGGGGCCATGATGGCATCCGTTTCAGGATTTTCCCAGGATAACATCAATTTTACACGTTCAAAGGAAAAAGAAGCCGACAGAATTGGTATTGATATGCTTATTAAAGCAGGATTCAATCCTCAAGGCATGGCTGCATTTTTTAATAAAATGCAGGAAAATTCCCGTTATTATTACACTGCCAATATTCCAGCGATACTGCGAACTCACCCTTTGGATGCTGACAGGATTGCCGAGGCTGAAAACAGAACCAGCCGTTTGCCTAAAAAACATTATACTGATTCTTTGGACTATGCCTTATTTAAAGAATTAATCAGGGTTTCTGTCGCATCGAACAATAAACAAATTCTTGATTATTATGAACATCATTGTCATAAAAAAAATCCTGCCACTGCTTGCCAATATGGGTACGTACTCGCTTTGTTAAATAATAACAACTTCCAGAAAGCAGCGGAAAAATTAAATTCTTTACTGCTCCAGGATAATGGTAATCTCAATTTTCAAATTGCTATGGCTCAGGCCGAATTAGGTTTATCACAATATCAATCTGCACTGGCCCGTCTTGCTGAATTACAAAATAATTTTCCTGACAATTATGCCGCTCTGATGGCTTATGCCCAAGGATTGTTAACCGCAAATAAACCTGAAAAAGCTACAGCCGTTCTTCTTAAGGGCAGTAGACAATACAAGGAAGACTTGCCGCTTTGCCGGGAATTGGCAAGAGCTCAAGCGGAATCTCATCAGAAAAGTTATGCCTATTTTACTCAAGCACAATGCTTACTACTTGAGGGACAAAAAAGAGGAGCCATTGCCCAATTAAAAGTAGCGCAGAAGCTGGCTAGAAAAGATGCTTATTTATCTGCAAGAATTTCAGCAAAAATTGATGAAATAAAATTTATGGTTGAAAATTAG
- the ribD gene encoding bifunctional diaminohydroxyphosphoribosylaminopyrimidine deaminase/5-amino-6-(5-phosphoribosylamino)uracil reductase RibD, which translates to MHEQFLLAALEQAKLGRGFCAPNPSVGAVAVQNGNIIAQAWHRGAGTPHAEQLLLSQIPPKTPGVKLYVTLEPCNHWGKTPPCVDAIISHGIEEVIFSYFDPNPIVAKSNSSAKLREHGIQVRHIPITVIDEFYKSYAYWTVTHKPRVTVKIAQTFDGKIGRSKGERLVLSNGLCEKFTHQMRAASDVILTSAKTVQMDNPRMNARLDSGVVAKPVAIIDRDLSLSDDAIIFSTAKHCHIYHQAQANQAKTYPNSTHYAMPLHNRLMDLDAIITHLGQLGYHDVWVEAGGAIFSALHSKGLVHRTYLYLVPRSLGDQAISAYQQQGIFEKAHTVSWNAMGDNMIVCLDWQEDECLPD; encoded by the coding sequence ATGCACGAACAGTTCCTGCTTGCAGCACTTGAACAAGCCAAACTGGGGAGAGGCTTTTGTGCCCCCAATCCCAGCGTTGGGGCGGTTGCTGTGCAAAATGGTAATATTATAGCACAGGCATGGCATAGAGGTGCAGGTACACCGCATGCAGAACAATTATTGTTATCACAAATTCCACCCAAAACACCAGGGGTGAAGCTCTATGTTACGCTGGAACCTTGTAATCACTGGGGTAAAACCCCCCCTTGTGTTGATGCTATTATTAGTCATGGTATAGAAGAAGTTATTTTTTCCTATTTTGATCCTAATCCCATTGTTGCCAAAAGTAATTCTTCTGCAAAATTACGAGAACATGGAATACAAGTCAGACATATCCCTATAACTGTAATCGATGAATTCTATAAAAGCTATGCCTATTGGACAGTGACTCATAAACCAAGAGTCACGGTTAAAATAGCACAAACTTTTGATGGTAAAATTGGAAGATCTAAGGGGGAGCGGCTGGTTTTGTCCAATGGATTATGCGAAAAATTCACTCATCAAATGCGTGCTGCCAGCGATGTAATATTAACAAGCGCCAAAACTGTTCAAATGGATAATCCAAGAATGAACGCCAGACTAGATAGTGGGGTGGTAGCAAAACCAGTTGCCATTATTGATCGCGATTTAAGTTTGTCCGATGACGCAATCATTTTTTCGACAGCAAAACATTGTCATATTTATCATCAAGCACAAGCAAATCAGGCGAAGACTTACCCTAACAGCACTCATTATGCGATGCCTTTGCATAATAGATTGATGGATTTGGACGCAATAATAACTCACCTTGGTCAACTGGGATACCATGACGTATGGGTTGAAGCGGGTGGGGCCATTTTTTCTGCGTTACATAGTAAGGGATTGGTGCATAGAACTTATTTGTATTTAGTTCCCCGCAGTTTAGGAGATCAGGCTATATCAGCTTATCAACAACAGGGGATTTTTGAAAAAGCTCATACGGTGAGTTGGAATGCTATGGGTGACAATATGATAGTATGTTTGGATTGGCAGGAGGATGAGTGTTTACCGGATTGA
- a CDS encoding riboflavin synthase yields MFTGLIENTGKVLVNRQGENSSRLVVSSSYQDLKPGESIAVNGVCLTLLPSDLPDLCFDISPETLQVTTLSKLSSGDIVNLERAMLASTRFGGHYVSGHVDTKVKVKSIQAVNEFIAMDLEGFIPEHKCYLIPKGSITVNGVSLTINTVSEQTIGLMLVPHTLLMTNLGSLTVGQQVNIEFDYLTRIVAHQLQTIGKLNHEVVS; encoded by the coding sequence GTGTTTACCGGATTGATAGAAAATACAGGCAAAGTATTAGTGAACAGGCAAGGAGAAAATTCTAGTCGTTTAGTCGTTTCTTCAAGTTATCAGGATTTGAAACCCGGTGAGAGCATCGCTGTAAATGGAGTTTGTTTAACCCTGTTACCATCCGACTTGCCTGATTTGTGTTTTGATATTTCACCTGAAACCCTGCAGGTTACCACACTGTCAAAATTATCATCTGGCGACATTGTTAATCTTGAAAGAGCTATGCTGGCATCAACCCGCTTTGGCGGTCATTATGTATCGGGGCACGTAGATACCAAGGTTAAAGTTAAATCCATTCAGGCTGTTAATGAATTTATAGCAATGGATTTGGAGGGTTTTATTCCAGAACACAAGTGTTATCTGATACCCAAAGGTAGCATCACAGTAAATGGCGTAAGTTTGACTATTAATACTGTGTCAGAACAAACCATTGGACTTATGCTGGTACCACATACACTTTTAATGACTAATCTCGGTTCGTTAACAGTGGGACAGCAAGTCAATATTGAATTTGATTATCTTACCCGTATTGTGGCCCATCAGCTTCAAACCATCGGGAAATTGAACCATGAGGTAGTGTCATGA